A genomic segment from Pseudomonas mendocina encodes:
- a CDS encoding MerR family transcriptional regulator: MLEPSHNDELPAIPGKRYFTIGEVSELCAVKPHVLRYWEQEFPQLNPVKRRGNRRYYQRQDVLMIRQIRALLYDQGFTIGGARQRLSGDEAKDDTTQYRQLIKQMIAELEDVLHVLKK; the protein is encoded by the coding sequence ATGCTGGAACCAAGTCATAACGACGAACTACCGGCAATTCCCGGCAAGCGTTACTTCACCATTGGTGAGGTTAGCGAGCTCTGCGCGGTCAAGCCCCACGTTCTACGTTACTGGGAACAGGAATTCCCACAGTTGAACCCGGTAAAGCGGCGGGGTAACCGTCGCTACTACCAGCGTCAGGATGTGCTGATGATTCGGCAGATTCGTGCGCTTCTGTACGATCAGGGCTTCACCATCGGCGGCGCACGTCAGCGTCTTTCTGGTGACGAAGCCAAGGACGACACCACCCAGTATCGTCAACTGATCAAACAGATGATTGCCGAGCTCGAGGATGTGTTGCACGTGCTGAAGAAGTAA